One bacterium genomic window, TCGAGTGGACCTTCAGCACACCTCCAGAACAACATGAGGCAGCACATCATGATCCGCACATTTTGGTTTGTTCTTTTTCTTACGGCGTTTGCAGTGCAGACGGCTTTGGCGGCCGCCCCTTCGGTGTCTCCCCGGACATCAGCCGCAGGGTCTCCCTCCGGTGCCGTACTGCATGGGACACGCCACAGCCTCGATGATGTCATCTTCTATGAGGATTGGGAAAGCGGCACGCTGGATGGCTGGACACCGATTGATCTGACCGCCGCGCCGAGCATGTGGCATCTGGACAGCTACAACGCGTTCGGCGGCAGCGGCACATCCTGGTGGATGGCCGATCCGGCGTTGCACGGCTACCGCAACGGGTGGTACATGGTGCTGGACTCCCCGCCGATCCAGCTTCCGGCGAGCGCCGGCATGTTCTTCTGGCATCGGTATAGCTGTGAGACACCCGGCGGCGAACCTGCCGGCTACAACGGCTGGGACGGGATGAACCTCCGCATCTCCACCGACGGCGGCTCGTCGTGGTCGATTGTCCCCTCCACTGCTTTGAGTCCGGCCTATGATCGCACAAGTCTTTACAGCTTTGGGTTTGAGCACCAGGAGGGCCTGAACGTTCCCGGCTGGTGCGGCGCCCGCACGGCGTGGCATCTTCAAACCGTTGACCTGAGCGCGTGGGCAGGGCAAAGCGTCATGCTGCGCTGGGCCTTTGCGTCAGACGTCGCCTACTCGACGCCCGACAATCCGGCCATGTTCGGCTGGATGGTGGACAACATTCGCGTCTATGCGGCGGGAGGTGATACGATCTTTGCGTCGAATGCGGATAATGCTGCGGACTGGAGCACCCAGTCCATCACACCCACCGGGGGTAACTTGTGGCGCATAGCTACCGACGCTACGTCTCCCGCGGGAGAACACATTCTGGCGTGCAACAATGCGGGCACGAACCTGTACAACAACAACATGAATACGGTGATCGAGTCACCGTATGTGGATCTGCGCACGTTCAATGGGCCGGTGGAGGCCGACCTCTGGGTGACCGGCTCCCTTTATGACTGCGCGGAATTTCCCGATTGCGATTACTGGGGCATGCAGGTCTCCATCGATTCCGGTGCGACGTGGTGTCACATCTCGAATCCAACTTGTGACGTCAATGGCCAAAACTATGTGTACATCGATCTGCCGGTGACGTGGAGTCTCTTTAATCAGACATACCTCCCTGTCATTGACCTCACCTCGCTCACCGGCCATGTGCTGAAGTTCCGGATTGCCCTGCAGACCAATTCGGCCAACACCGATTACGGCCCGATGTTCGATGGCTTTGTAGTCTCCGGAACAAACCTCTGTTCGGGAGCAACGCTCTGCTTCCCGCAGGATCCCGCCGAAGTCGAGCCCAACGGCAACTGCATTGCCGATGAGATGCGCATCCTCGATCTGGCGTGTCTGTCCGGATCAACCGTCCATTATGGCGGCATCATCTGCAATGTCGACGATATCGATTACTGGCGGGTGCCGCCGACCACACCCGGGCAAAGAACCGTTGTCAGACTTTATTCCGGGCCGGGGTGCAGCACCTATCCGCCGCAGGGAATCCGTCTCGGCTGGGCCACGCTGCCCAATGGAGATTGCGGCACGAGCGCCTATCCCATCGGAACTCCGCTGT contains:
- a CDS encoding T9SS type A sorting domain-containing protein, with product MIRTFWFVLFLTAFAVQTALAAAPSVSPRTSAAGSPSGAVLHGTRHSLDDVIFYEDWESGTLDGWTPIDLTAAPSMWHLDSYNAFGGSGTSWWMADPALHGYRNGWYMVLDSPPIQLPASAGMFFWHRYSCETPGGEPAGYNGWDGMNLRISTDGGSSWSIVPSTALSPAYDRTSLYSFGFEHQEGLNVPGWCGARTAWHLQTVDLSAWAGQSVMLRWAFASDVAYSTPDNPAMFGWMVDNIRVYAAGGDTIFASNADNAADWSTQSITPTGGNLWRIATDATSPAGEHILACNNAGTNLYNNNMNTVIESPYVDLRTFNGPVEADLWVTGSLYDCAEFPDCDYWGMQVSIDSGATWCHISNPTCDVNGQNYVYIDLPVTWSLFNQTYLPVIDLTSLTGHVLKFRIALQTNSANTDYGPMFDGFVVSGTNLCSGATLCFPQDPAEVEPNGNCIADEMRILDLACLSGSTVHYGGIICNVDDIDYWRVPPTTPGQRTVVRLYSGPGCSTYPPQGIRLGWATLPNGDCGTSAYPIGTPLYTFGGCDSVWNGGWITVRPTSAYTPGQPYRLEVTTEPVSCPAEPMPNQHCIGPCVGPITDLSTVVYPIVVAAQYHITDLNVRVDLNHRRDRDLFMYLITPWNDTLELSTANGNSGQNYSNTVFDDQASTSITTGYPPYWGSYRPEEFLSAVNGHNAAGIWQILIRDAQASYGGYLNCACLEFQYDEMLPVEMTAFTATSAERGIALNWATASETRNDHFEIWRGTSADGEFSRVTTVPSQGASAIEQRYEFTDTHVTAGESYWYYLSDVDVNGARTEHRDRMASATWQSAALALDYSVAAYPNPFNPSTTLSFTLPVAAHVELQVYDVAGRLVRTLASSTFDAGRHTLSFDGAELPSGLYFSRLTTSNRVMTQKLLLLK